TCGCTGGGCACCACCCTCCGGATCGCCGCCCCCAAGGCCCCGACCCGGCTGGCCAGTACCCACCGTGCCCCGGCCCTCTCCGCCACCAGCGAAGCGATCCCGGTCCTGCCCTCGACCCCCAGGATCGAGCCTGGGGCCCTGGTCCACCTGGAACGCATGCTCCCTGCCATGGTCGTGGCGCCTCCCCTGGAGCCCCGCCCCAATGCGCCGAGCACCGGCATCCCCGCCTCCGAGCTGCGGCCCATCCTCCCCGAGACCCCCGGCACCACCGTGGCTTCCACCTTTGAACCCGCCGATCCCGAGCATCTGGACCTGCTGTGGCCCGTGGAGACCCGCACCGTCAGCTCCCAGTTCGGCCCCCGGATGCGGACCAAGTCCGTCCTCAAGATGCGAGGCAAGGGAAGAGCCGCCCGCAAGCGGATGGTCAAGGTCCGCTACAGCGGCAGGCACCAGGGCGTGGACCTCAATGCCCCCAGGGGAACGGACATCTATGCCGCCATGGACGGCCAGGTGATCACCGCCGGCCACCATAGCGAGTACGGCAACTTCATCGTGATCGACCACGGCAATGGCGTCACCACCCTCTATGCCCACACCAGCGCCAACT
The sequence above is drawn from the uncultured Holophaga sp. genome and encodes:
- a CDS encoding LysM peptidoglycan-binding domain-containing M23 family metallopeptidase, whose amino-acid sequence is MNLSPIVLALALLGTTGTLQAGKIHRTPKAHKASTRKAAGRQTAARKADARKLPVAQAVHRVKRGETASRIAHEHHLDLETLAALNPGVNLAKLSLGTTLRIAAPKAPTRLASTHRAPALSATSEAIPVLPSTPRIEPGALVHLERMLPAMVVAPPLEPRPNAPSTGIPASELRPILPETPGTTVASTFEPADPEHLDLLWPVETRTVSSQFGPRMRTKSVLKMRGKGRAARKRMVKVRYSGRHQGVDLNAPRGTDIYAAMDGQVITAGHHSEYGNFIVIDHGNGVTTLYAHTSANYAKEGDIVHRGQKIAAVGSTGRSTGPHLHFELRENGIHEDPLPLLNEDEEISAEMMALNRTIASSN